The region AACTCTTTTCAACATGTGGTATAGGCCTATTTCGCTGTGCGATGCGATAAATTATAAGAAATAAGGCAAAAAATCAAACCTTGTTTATCATTTATGAAGGAAAACTGTATGCAAAAAAGTGACCCTGCAGGCagcattttatttctattttttccacaaaaaagaatgaaatttgacATATTTCCACCGgcttttttttgtttttatctaaaaacagttttcattttttgaaataaaaaaagtaCAGGATATGGTTTTCAGAAGTTTTCAGAAGTTCTTACTGTTTGTCAAATACCACCATTCTTTTGAAGAAGGCTTTTGCGCGGCGATGAAACGGACAAagaaacgaagttcgtttctgCGGGGCACAAAAACGAGAAATGACCGCGCAAAAAATTCCGTTTTTGCACTCCGCAGAAAAGaagcaatatattttttgcgCGGCATATTGCAcggaatttttttatttaacttGGCCCGCAAAAGCCACTATAGTTTTCTGCTCTGTTTCGGTGATTCTATTTAGTgcatttttgtttctctgGAGAGTTTAGTCGCGCTCAACGCTTGATTTAGTATGCTCCGTTCGCGAGGGACGCGTGACAAATACCTTACATTTGCAGTTTTACGCGAGCCTTTTGACTACTCAGATCTTAGCATTTTCATTGTTCTTGTTTATGGCTGGTCAGCGTCGTGTTGCGTTTGCCCTTGTATTCCACGGGTTGTACTTGTTGGTCAATTTATCTTTTACCGTTGTGGAAATAAAACTGCAAAGGATTTGGGCGTCTGAAACCTGTTGATTGTTTACGCTGGTAATAAAGTTAGATCGTCGacgattttcaatttgttttattgttttgtgTTTTCTCAGTGTCTGTTGCCATGGTTTCAGTCATGTTGGCTGAGGGGTTGGTTTAGTGTTCtcctttttatttattttgttgCCTTTGGGATACGGTATGATCGGTGCTGAGGGTGTGGATTCTATTTTATCTTTGAGCGAAGGGAAGTTCAGTCCTCCGAGGCTTTTACATAATATATCGGTAATTGCTTCTTTGCGCTCGCTGTTTTGATCTAATGTTTAACTCCCCTTTTATGGTTTGGGTTCGGTTTTGGGATGTTAGTTTTGGGGTTTTATGGCTTGTCTTTTCGGAGTGTTTGGTGCGTCGCTTGCGCAGTACCGGTTTTCcccatatctatatatttctgTAGTATATCCGCACAATAGGGAGTGAGAACAATACTGTGGCTTCAATTAtcaatacagtggaaccttgttatAACGAAATCGGATataacgattcatcggatataacaaatatagaatttcgtcccaagtaagaaaatttgattaatttatactggatataacaaactatcggttgaaacgaacagattttctagtACTGTGAAGATCGCTGTAAGAAGATCGACCGAAATATTCcttttgttcgaacgaaaaaatatatcatattaatTTCTCACCATGTCCCCTCCGGGACTCCGTAAAAATCCTAAAGTATAGGTTTCCTAACAATGCATTTGCAAGATTTCTAGATaagatttaaattttgaaaaaagataaaaattttGACAATCATCTGGATACATTAATTcagaaaaaattgataaagtTATCATCCATCTGGGTACGTGCGACGTGAAACGACATAAAACCGATCCGGATTCGATTAAGATCAATGCATCCACAGCGTTAGCGAAGGCGACGGAGCACTTTCCCAATGCCACAGATTTTCTTGTCTTGGGGTGATCGCTTCCTTGGCCCCTCCCCTACATGCGTTCATACTAAATGAACGACCCTATATAATGCTATTTGATGTATTCTGTTTATTTAACTCATATATTACGGGATTATTTTTCCCCCTTCCCgccatttgtaattttgttAATTTGAATGTGTGAATGTGTGCATGCTTGATGAGTATATGTGTTTTGAATGCGTGTGAGGGATAGGTGTCTCATACCCGACAAGCAACCTTGCTTTTAATGAGCACCTACCACTGATATTGGAacatcctttataaatataaaatttgttaCAATTTCTTGTGGAAATAAAATAttgtaatcattattattataattattattatcagaacagtggaactgagaGTGCCAACAACTTGCAGGTGCCACCAAATTTGCTCCTAGCGCATTATGGTGTGGATAAAGTCTCAAAATGTTAACACGAGCTTTGACACGTCAAATCTTTTGTTtggacaatttattatttttccagtTATTTGACGTGTCATAATTAACaagtagaaaatgtttttgacatttggaaaatgatgttttaatttcGACAGTATATCCACtacaaaaaatacatgtattgttGGTACTACGCATATTCGGTCTCCGATTAGCTGGAATTCCTGTGCACAGGTCGTTTGCGCTCGAAACCGCTGTCGGCCCgcttggcgcgccaaaacaaagaaaatttcgttttggcgcggttatttccgttttggcgccctcgccaaaacaagcattcaacaaatgaaagttcgttttggcggggcgccaaaacggaatgttctctgttttggcgcgccaaaacgaacttttagagaaatttcgatgtttttcgttgttttggcgggaacgccaaaacggaattttctttgttttggcgtgccaaaacgaactttcagagaaaatttgacgttttttttcgtttcgcCGTTCTgtcgttctggcgccctcatttacataccaggaattttacactatggcccttatcagccaccatacggATACGACTTGCGACGAGTCGTTAGGCGTCGGGTTGCCGTCACGGCTTACTTAAAAAAAATGATGGGAACTGGCAGCCTACCGGGCCGATAGGCGTAAACCCAGTAGCATCGGTAGGCATCAAGTCGCAGATCGACATCTGTCAGCCTTAAGTCTCAATCAGCTATCATTAACCATGTCTTTAAGTATTTTAATTCCCACGATCCCTTTTTCGGCGAatacctgaaaaaaaaatcattggtTTTATCACGGAGGAGTTTTTACGTTCTGCACCAAGGATTGTGGAATCAACATCATTCATTACATACGTAGTGGCCTGCTCCATAAACGACGTAATACGAAAGACCGGCATACTTCTTCACAAAACCGGCATTACTGTTGCAGCCTGGAGTTTTGAAATAGAATGCCTTCGCATTGCGGAATTCTTCTCCACCATACCATTTCAGAGAGTCTAATACTGCCTCCGTTCCTGGAAGATCCGAATGAATAAGAAATCATCATAAGTACTCTTCTACAAATATATGAGTACCAGTATATTACCTATTGCAGGTACTATGCCATCAAATTGTCCATTGTAGCAAATAACAGTCAAATTAGTGGTCTGAAGAATCTCTGAAACTAAATAACGTCCTACACTGAAATATCTAGGTATCATTTATAACAGTTCCAATTCCTTTCCAATTCAGGTATATTTGTATACATCTTACCTTTTTCGTATGAGCTGTGTTCTGTCATAACATCATCTTTCATTCTGCGATTAACAATACGACTCGAAGCtagaaaaacaaagaaaatcgCCATTGAAGTCAAGCACACAGTAAGAAATAAACACGAGACATCTTGGTTTTCCCATGACTGTGTGTCTCGAAATTGACATATTTATTCCGGGTAAAAGGGATGGATGATGCCACTGACCGTAATCACCTTTTGATCATGTTATGCAATAACTTAATTTTTTATCGCTAGTGTCGGTGTAAGTTTATTGCCGTTTGTCTAAACATGGACTCGCGTAAAAACAAACGTTTTTAGTTTTAAGGTTTTTCTTGCTTTGTGCGCTAGCCTTTTCAGACAGATGATATTTGCaaatatgttttatattgaaaatattcccTGTATCCACACACTCCTCATGTTTCAAGATCACTTCAGTACAAAAGAAATACGAACGTTTAATTTCTTTGAAACTCGAAAACGTTTCAAATCTGGCCGCAAGCGTTGAAGTTGTTTCAGCGCTAGGTTCATTGCAGGTGATTCATGTTGCAGGTAATACCACCAGCGTTTGTCACCTACAAAAGCAATGAATAACTCAATATTCACTTTTTAACCTATTATGCGGTATATGCACATGGGGAAAAAGATCTGCTTTCGAAATTACCCTTAATGTTCTAATCTGAtgagtaaaatcccacaataaatgaattgatctAAAAAGCTTATTtagaatattagaaatattttaggtgGTTGCTTCCACCCTTCTTCAGTATAAATGACTTACCATGGAGAAGGGTCGCACCACAGGGTGtctcagaaaatgtgttaccCATACTCTAAGACTAATCATTCATTAACTAtgattttgattatatttttggAGGGTAAGGATAGTAGACCTAGATGTTTTCTCGAggatgaaatgttgaaatgcaATGATAAGCCATGCATTGCTGAACAATCTTGTTGTTAAACGGCTATGAAAATGGAGTCGAACAAAAAACTATCGGTTGTTCCATAGCGTACGTTTAGTTGTTAAATGacaatgattttaaatcaCAAAATCACCGGATTTCACtttctgtgatatttattGCGGGAGATCGTAAAATCAAGGTATTCAAAACACCACCAGCAGGAATTGACTTCAAATGTTCGGAGATTTCGAGATCACTTCCTCCTATGCATACTTGTCCACTATAAAGTATTGGGAGGAAATTCCAAAAGAAGCGAACCGTAAGAATCAACACCAGGGGGAAATGAGATGGCCTATACAGCCACAATACGGACTCGTCGTCCAGCAAGCCTTCAGGAAAAATGTATAGTGTCAGATTATAACACTGCTGTCGTTGATGTCACCAAGTGACATCAACTCCTCCTATGTATACTTGTCCACTAGAGTATTGAGAGGATATGACCTTTGCTTTCCATTGGAATATGTAATGTAGGGACCAGATAAGCGAATAGGGCGACTGTCTATCCTTTTCCCTTTCTCATTCCTCTTTCCTATTCTCAAAACTCATCAACAAAAAAGAGCGGGAGGGACATATTATAGGTTTATTTCCACTCTTCTCAAAACCACAAAATTTCCGGAGAGAAAGGGACTTGTGTATGTAAGTGCTAGATATCCAAAGGCACAATCAAGAAACCGTTTCTTGATGGTAGGCCACATCACGTTACAAGTTCAACCTGGGGAAAAAGTCCATCCCGATAGctaaaataaattcagtaagTAATCGAATGAACGCAGATTGCGTCAAATAAAACGAAATATAACGGGGGTGGGAAGCCCCAGGTTGAACTCGCGTGAACTAAGTTCACTAAGGTATGTCACCCTGAGAACGATGAGGAAATTCCCAAAAGCTCGAGCCAAACAAAGGTTAACGATGACCAAATTAGAGTGAGTGCATATCGCATGCAATGAATCAGATAACAATGATAAAAGCTTATCATAATACAAGTGTCGCAGCCCGAGGGATCTCGATGATAAAACGATAAAATGTATGGATTTTGAGTAGTATTCGCCCCGTAAATAAGACATACTGAAGGCAAACTAACATGATTTAAGCCAAACACTAGCCGTTTAATTTACCAGCACAAGCCAAACCCCTTAGCACCAAATCGCCACTAGATCTTTTCTCACTTTTGGCGCAACATCAACCACTAGTTGGCACAAAATCTTCACTACCCAACTTCACCAGTTGGCGCAAAATATTTCCTGCCCAACCGCAATAGTTGGCATAAAATCTTCACTGCCCAACCTCACTAGTTGGCGCAACATTTTCACTGCCCAACCTCACTAGTTTGCGCAAAATCTTCACTGTCCAACCTCACTAGTTGGCGCAAAATCTTCACTGTCCAACCTCACTAGTTGGCATAAAATTTTCACTGTCCAACCTCACTAGTTTGCACAAAACATCCAGACTCCAACCTCActaataaacaaacaaatcagTAAGGAAAACGGAACGCTCGCCAGATAGAAGTCGACCGATCGGGTTGATATCTTCAGACAAAATATGTAGTGTCAGACTAGTGTCGCTGATGTCATCGAGAAACTGGTGAAAATGGTTAAAATGTTGAACCTTTTCGGAGTAACTTAAATTAGTTAAGTGGACCAACAATTCTACTTGAGAGAAATCTGTCTCTGAAATCTGGAGAAATTGAGACATATAGACCCCATATGTTCAggtttaaaatgaaaaactgcCACCTACTTCATAGCCTTGACGATACGTTCAAATCGACATCTATACCTATTGACAACTGGTAAAAGAAGTATTATACCGGTACAACATTGTTGGAACATGCTGAATAGATTCATTGATTCGATACACCTAGGGGCCAATTCTTTTCTATAAAACCGTATTTCTTTGGTTAtcaatttatttgtttttattatgTGAACGTTGCCCAATATACCCGCATGAAACCGTTGATTGTTGTTTTGCTGAATCAGGTTATATTAATATGGAATCCGATTCTCTTGCTTCTCCTACCTGTAGCATTGCGCATAAAAAGAGTCCCGTGAATATTTTCCATCACGTTGTATAGATTTGCGTCAATTCCTGCTTTATACAGTAACATCATCATTTCGCTATGGACTTTATATGCCGTCATATTTCCTCCCCGGCCTGTTTCTAATAAGGCTGCAAATCTCCGAGCTAATCTATCCACCTTCACTTTATCAATCGAGTTGATTATTGACTGCAAAATCCGAATAGCGATTATTCACACTAGGCTTTTTCAAAAGGATGATTTATACGTAATAATTTATGTTGAGTTTTTGGAAAGAAATTTGGAAATAAGCCGCGTTTACACGACAACtagtttagaccggtctaaatgggtccgtacctggtccggtccaaattcAGACCAGACCAAATTTTGGCGAGCGTTCACACGGCGTTTTGACACGCGGTGATAAAATCGCTTGTCACCGGGCCCACAAGATGTCGCCATCtgctaaataattaattttgccTGGATGAAGTCTTGCTTCCATATTCCAAGTAGAGCAAGACATTATTCATTTGACCAATTCGATCCTCTGTCTGGTTTATACATTTTTgcgaattcgattttattctatgatGCTGAAACTCGAAGTATCGTTTAATCACGGTTTAAAGCACGGCAGTAAAACGGATGATGATCGCGATATACGAATACGAGTTACGCTCCAAACATTTCCATTGAATAGGGAGAAAAAAGAGtacttaaaaataattacataaacggtaataaaagcatttaaaacttaataaacTGGACTCACACTCTACCGCAGAGGTTGCGACATCTACCGCAGAGATTCAGAATTacgatttagaccggacctggtaccagtttctgtccacacacgcatatttagaccggtccaaaatttggtccggacCTGGTTCGCTCTTTTAGACCGTGCCAAATGGAACGGTATTTTTGCccgtgtgaacgcttggtccggtctacattggaccggaccaaatttagaccggtctaaatttcgtcgtgtgaacgcgccttATATATACCAAGACGGTAGTATTCGCCAGTGTTCTAAAAGttagatttttttcatttttgacgcATATATTcggttatatatttatatttctatcgaCAAATGCACACTTAAACTCAACAGACTCACCATAGAATGCCAGAAATTACCCCAAGAACTGGTGCTACTTATCGGAGATATCCATGGCCCACCAATAGCAATACCTTTGAAATTGCTGTCAATTCGACCATTTCGTATTTCCTAAAAGCATTCAAAAAGCTCGCCTAAAGGAAAGCTCCTCAATAACGTGATCGAACATAGTAGATTCTATCATTTACCTGGTGAAGTTGTAAAGCTAGTCTTGGTGCTACCTTTCCAGAATAAGATGATCCAACAATATAGAATTCA is a window of Tubulanus polymorphus chromosome 2, tnTubPoly1.2, whole genome shotgun sequence DNA encoding:
- the LOC141900630 gene encoding retinoid-inducible serine carboxypeptidase-like, giving the protein MEVGKYLNRYIFIFSLLLFKADAEPTHPIKEFTTVRPGVHLHSWLYLTAHPEGFNKRPLILWLSGGPGQSSIAIGNFLQIGPYDGDLNQRDTSWAKYCSVLFVDSPVGTGFSYADGEHLFTSDVFGVVTDLLEYLRQFFSVKHPEFKGLEFYIVGSSYSGKVAPRLALQLHQEIRNGRIDSNFKGIAIGGPWISPISSTSSWGNFWHSMSIINSIDKVKVDRLARRFAALLETGRGGNMTAYKVHSEMMMLLYKAGIDANLYNVMENIHGTLFMRNATASSRIVNRRMKDDVMTEHSSYEKVSEILQTTNLTVICYNGQFDGIVPAIGTEAVLDSLKWYGGEEFRNAKAFYFKTPGCNSNAGFVKKYAGLSYYVVYGAGHYVFAEKGIVGIKILKDMVNDS